A stretch of Amycolatopsis balhimycina FH 1894 DNA encodes these proteins:
- a CDS encoding right-handed parallel beta-helix repeat-containing protein produces the protein MSRMNSILAIVLLAALVVVPGPGVTAAAAAVTPGPVCDHQPALNVTAPAGAVTVDAAVPGDLYRKSQESPPGTTFWLPPGKHTLAVDPFGQVIPKDGDVYLGAPGAVLDGQGVNRAAFTQQAKDVVIRGLTIQNFVAPQDQGVVNHDSGAHWIIENTTVQNNSGAGLMAGARQEVRHTCLRNNGQYGMNAYRSDSTITALIIEGNEISGNNTDDWETRNPGCGCSGGIKFWVVDKADVRGNWIHHNHGAGLWADTDNNDFLVENNLIEDNDAEALFYEISYNLVFRDNVLRRNSLVAGKRRSDKGDNFPVASVYLSESGGEPRVPARTHLIDIYDNTFEDNWSGITAWENADRFCNSPANTSINTCTKLVTDRTRCSAPGIEDEPLYDDCRWKTQLVEVHDNTFRFDPVHVGCTNGMCGKMALLSNYGTYPTWSPYKATVVQDAITHDQDNYWFSNSYYGPWKFVAGDTSRTLTADQWQSTPWDQDNCASFDDVMPRC, from the coding sequence ATGTCGCGCATGAATTCGATCCTGGCCATTGTCCTGCTGGCCGCGCTGGTCGTGGTGCCCGGCCCGGGTGTCACGGCGGCCGCGGCCGCCGTGACACCCGGGCCGGTGTGCGATCACCAGCCGGCGCTGAACGTGACGGCTCCCGCGGGCGCCGTCACCGTCGACGCCGCGGTGCCCGGCGACCTCTACCGCAAGTCGCAGGAGTCGCCGCCGGGGACGACGTTCTGGCTGCCGCCGGGGAAGCACACGCTGGCCGTGGACCCGTTCGGGCAGGTCATCCCCAAGGACGGCGACGTCTACCTCGGCGCGCCCGGCGCGGTGCTCGACGGGCAGGGCGTCAACCGGGCGGCCTTCACCCAGCAGGCGAAGGACGTCGTGATCCGCGGGCTGACGATCCAGAACTTCGTCGCCCCGCAGGACCAGGGCGTCGTCAACCACGATTCCGGCGCGCATTGGATCATCGAAAACACCACCGTGCAGAACAACTCGGGCGCCGGGCTGATGGCCGGTGCCCGGCAGGAAGTGCGGCACACCTGCCTGCGGAACAACGGGCAATACGGCATGAACGCCTACCGTTCGGACAGCACCATCACCGCATTGATCATCGAAGGCAACGAAATCTCGGGCAACAACACCGATGACTGGGAAACGCGCAACCCCGGGTGCGGGTGCAGTGGCGGAATCAAGTTCTGGGTCGTCGACAAGGCCGATGTCCGCGGCAACTGGATCCACCACAACCACGGCGCCGGGCTCTGGGCCGACACCGACAACAACGACTTCCTGGTCGAGAACAACCTCATCGAGGACAACGACGCCGAGGCGCTGTTCTACGAAATCAGCTACAACCTGGTCTTCCGCGACAACGTCCTGCGGCGCAACAGCCTGGTGGCCGGCAAGCGCCGGTCCGACAAGGGCGACAACTTCCCGGTGGCCAGCGTGTACCTGTCGGAGTCGGGCGGCGAGCCGCGGGTGCCCGCCCGGACCCACCTGATCGACATCTACGACAACACCTTCGAGGACAACTGGTCCGGCATCACCGCCTGGGAGAACGCCGACCGGTTCTGCAACAGCCCGGCCAACACGTCGATCAACACGTGCACCAAGCTCGTCACCGACCGGACCCGGTGCTCCGCGCCGGGGATCGAGGACGAGCCGCTGTACGACGACTGCCGCTGGAAGACCCAGCTGGTCGAGGTGCACGACAACACGTTCCGCTTCGACCCGGTCCACGTCGGCTGCACGAACGGGATGTGCGGCAAGATGGCTCTGCTGTCCAACTACGGAACGTATCCGACCTGGTCGCCCTACAAGGCGACAGTCGTCCAGGACGCCATCACCCACGACCAGGACAACTACTGGTTCAGCAACTCCTACTACGGGCCGTGGAAGTTCGTCGCGGGGGACACCTCACGGACACTGACCGCCGATCAGTGGCAGTCGACGCCGTGGGACCAGGACAACTGCGCGTCCTTCGACGACGTGATGCCGCGCTGCTGA
- the bglX gene encoding beta-glucosidase BglX has translation MEQPESHEAAATADGVNRRSLLAGVGGLFAAGGVASVLAPAAAADPATRPDRDGRVEALLGKMTLEEKLGQLQLVGTEDLARTSLATGQLGGVFSVVGAAKLNALQKIAVEQTRLRIPLIFGLDVIHGYTTNFPIPLAQGASFDPGVAAADATVAAKEARRSGIHWTYAPMMDVTHEPRWGRIAEGYGEDPYLASKMAVAKVRGYQGDDYSSPDRLAACAKHFVAYGGAEGGRDYNTVDVSLQRLHNLYLPPFKASVEAGVATVMASFNTISGVPAHGNGYVLHDVLKGAYGFRGFVVSDYTGIEELILHGLAGDGADAAAAALPAGVDMEMVSTNYVRYGKQLLAERRITRDQIDDAVRRILLVKFKLGLFERPYVDESGEVKAPSPAALPASRQAAGRCMVLLKNDGPVLPLAKSVRSVAVVGPLGAATYDLNGTWAGLGTGAWTTPPVTVVDGIKAAAPGATVTFTAGCAVEGADTSGFAAAQQAARAADVTVVVVGETAAMSGEAAARSNIDLPGVQQQLVAAIKDTGKPFVVVLVNGRPLTIPYLHDNAPAILEAWAPGVQGGHAIADVLFGVVNPSGKLPVSFPRAVGQIPIYYNHENTGRPADPANKYTSKYLDLESGPLYEFGHGLSYTTFRVDGLRLSATRMPARGGRIEVSARVTNTGARAGDEVVQLYLRDPVASIVQPVRRLRGFQRVTLAAGASKTVSFTLTPEDVGFYDNAAKFRVEPGKIEVYVGTSSAATLTASFTVT, from the coding sequence ATGGAACAGCCCGAGAGCCACGAAGCCGCGGCAACCGCCGACGGGGTGAACCGCCGCAGCCTGCTCGCCGGGGTCGGCGGCCTCTTCGCCGCCGGGGGAGTCGCCTCAGTGCTCGCCCCGGCCGCCGCGGCGGATCCGGCCACCCGGCCGGACCGCGACGGCCGGGTCGAGGCGCTGCTCGGGAAGATGACCCTCGAGGAGAAGCTCGGCCAGCTCCAGCTCGTCGGTACCGAAGACCTCGCGCGGACGTCCCTCGCGACCGGACAGCTCGGCGGCGTCTTTTCGGTGGTGGGAGCGGCGAAGCTCAACGCGCTGCAGAAGATCGCGGTCGAGCAGACGCGGTTGCGCATCCCGCTGATCTTCGGCCTCGACGTGATCCACGGGTACACCACGAACTTCCCGATCCCGCTGGCCCAGGGCGCGAGCTTCGACCCCGGTGTCGCGGCCGCCGACGCGACGGTCGCCGCGAAGGAAGCCCGGCGCAGCGGGATCCACTGGACCTACGCCCCGATGATGGATGTCACCCACGAGCCGCGCTGGGGCCGCATCGCCGAGGGCTACGGCGAGGATCCGTACCTGGCGAGCAAAATGGCCGTGGCGAAGGTCCGCGGCTACCAGGGTGACGACTACTCGTCTCCGGACCGGCTCGCCGCCTGCGCCAAGCACTTCGTCGCCTACGGAGGAGCGGAAGGCGGCCGGGACTACAACACCGTCGACGTTTCGCTGCAGCGGCTGCACAACCTCTACCTGCCGCCGTTCAAGGCGTCCGTCGAGGCCGGCGTGGCGACGGTGATGGCGAGCTTCAACACGATCAGCGGCGTCCCCGCTCACGGCAACGGTTACGTCCTGCACGACGTGCTCAAGGGCGCCTACGGGTTCCGCGGGTTCGTCGTCAGCGACTACACCGGCATCGAGGAGCTGATCCTGCACGGCCTCGCCGGAGACGGCGCCGACGCCGCGGCCGCCGCCCTGCCGGCCGGCGTCGACATGGAAATGGTCAGCACCAACTACGTGCGGTACGGCAAGCAGCTGCTGGCCGAACGCCGGATCACCCGCGACCAGATCGACGACGCCGTCCGCCGGATCCTGCTGGTCAAATTCAAGCTCGGCCTGTTCGAGCGCCCGTACGTCGACGAGTCCGGCGAGGTGAAAGCGCCTTCTCCGGCCGCGCTCCCCGCGTCACGGCAGGCCGCTGGGCGGTGCATGGTGCTGCTCAAGAACGACGGGCCGGTGCTGCCGCTGGCGAAGTCGGTCCGCTCGGTGGCCGTCGTCGGGCCGCTCGGCGCGGCGACCTACGACCTCAACGGCACCTGGGCGGGCCTCGGCACCGGCGCGTGGACGACCCCGCCGGTGACCGTGGTCGACGGGATCAAGGCCGCGGCGCCCGGCGCCACCGTGACGTTCACCGCGGGCTGCGCCGTCGAGGGGGCCGACACCAGCGGGTTCGCCGCCGCGCAGCAGGCGGCCCGCGCGGCCGACGTGACCGTCGTCGTGGTCGGCGAAACCGCCGCCATGAGCGGCGAAGCGGCCGCGCGCAGCAACATCGACCTGCCCGGCGTGCAGCAGCAGCTGGTGGCCGCGATCAAGGACACCGGGAAGCCGTTCGTGGTGGTCCTGGTCAACGGCAGGCCGCTGACGATCCCGTACCTGCACGACAACGCCCCCGCCATCCTCGAGGCGTGGGCGCCGGGGGTGCAGGGCGGTCATGCGATCGCCGACGTCCTGTTCGGCGTGGTGAACCCGAGCGGCAAGCTGCCCGTCAGCTTCCCGCGCGCGGTCGGCCAGATCCCGATCTACTACAACCACGAGAACACCGGCCGCCCCGCCGACCCGGCCAACAAGTACACGTCGAAGTACCTCGACCTGGAGTCCGGCCCGCTCTACGAGTTCGGCCACGGCCTGTCGTACACGACCTTCCGCGTCGACGGCCTGCGTCTGTCGGCCACGCGGATGCCGGCGCGCGGCGGCCGGATCGAGGTGAGCGCCCGGGTGACCAACACCGGTGCCCGTGCGGGCGACGAGGTCGTCCAGTTGTACCTGCGGGACCCGGTCGCGAGCATCGTGCAGCCTGTTCGGCGGCTCCGCGGCTTCCAGCGGGTCACCCTGGCCGCGGGCGCGTCGAAGACGGTGTCGTTCACCCTCACCCCCGAAGACGTCGGCTTCTACGACAACGCCGCGAAGTTCCGCGTCGAGCCGGGCAAGATCGAGGTCTACGTCGGCACCAGCTCGGCGGCCACCCTGACCGCGAGCTTCACCGTCACCTGA
- a CDS encoding GNAT family N-acetyltransferase, whose amino-acid sequence MTTTSGTTTVRRTGEHDAARIAALRRAWVEEESGHLVDDDGFEDRFAEWYAEEAARRVIFLAELGQEPVGMVNLVTFTRMPKPGRAPSLWYYLGNAFVLAGHRDRGIGTALLETAIGYARERGAVRIVLAPSERSRPFYRRAGFGPATMLLVKEPVR is encoded by the coding sequence ATGACGACCACCTCCGGCACCACGACCGTTCGACGGACCGGCGAGCACGACGCGGCGCGGATCGCCGCGCTGCGCCGTGCCTGGGTCGAGGAGGAGTCCGGCCACCTCGTCGACGACGACGGCTTCGAGGACCGCTTCGCGGAGTGGTACGCGGAGGAAGCCGCGCGCCGCGTGATCTTCCTGGCCGAGCTCGGCCAGGAACCGGTCGGGATGGTCAACCTCGTCACCTTCACCCGGATGCCGAAACCGGGACGCGCGCCTTCGCTCTGGTACTACCTGGGCAACGCCTTCGTCCTCGCCGGCCACCGCGATCGGGGCATCGGCACCGCCCTGCTCGAGACGGCGATCGGCTACGCCCGCGAGCGGGGCGCGGTGCGGATCGTGCTGGCCCCGAGCGAGCGCTCGAGGCCGTTCTACCGGCGGGCGGGCTTCGGGCCGGCGACGATGCTCCTGGTGAAGGAGCCGGTCAGGTGA
- a CDS encoding VOC family protein, producing the protein MAYIEGSHHITLSVGGAQEDVDFHVKVLGMRFIKRTVLFDGSVPIYHLYYANANGDPSSVVTTFPWAQAGLHGKRGTNQSREVLLSVPEGSLDHWHRRLTEHDVEVRDLEVFDRRRLAFEHPCGIEYMLVANEGDDRVGHAGHGVPPEYAIHGLHGLGVHVTTPDRTVEFANDTFYAQDGLAEEGDRIAVQLGKQAHGNHLEITVNRRDEQGTWHYGAGTHHHFAWNADTLQNQDELKFEVEGRGYTDISELKDRKYFKSVYVRSPAGALFELAVTHADGGWDCDESPHELGQRFQLPEQFEDRREELLAALEPIDG; encoded by the coding sequence ATGGCCTACATCGAAGGTTCCCATCACATCACGCTGTCCGTCGGCGGGGCGCAGGAAGACGTCGACTTCCACGTCAAGGTGCTGGGCATGAGGTTCATCAAGCGCACCGTCCTGTTCGACGGTTCGGTGCCGATCTACCACCTGTACTACGCGAACGCGAACGGCGACCCGTCGAGCGTCGTCACGACCTTCCCCTGGGCGCAGGCCGGGCTGCACGGCAAGCGCGGCACCAACCAAAGCCGCGAGGTGCTGCTCTCCGTCCCCGAGGGGAGCCTCGACCACTGGCACCGACGGCTGACCGAGCACGACGTCGAGGTGCGTGACCTGGAGGTCTTCGACCGGCGGCGGCTGGCGTTCGAGCACCCGTGCGGCATCGAGTACATGCTCGTGGCCAACGAAGGCGACGACCGCGTCGGGCACGCCGGCCACGGGGTTCCGCCGGAGTACGCGATCCACGGCCTGCACGGTCTCGGGGTGCACGTGACGACGCCCGACCGCACCGTGGAGTTCGCCAACGACACCTTCTACGCCCAGGACGGGCTCGCCGAAGAGGGTGACCGGATCGCCGTGCAGCTCGGGAAGCAGGCACACGGCAACCACCTCGAGATCACGGTCAACCGCCGCGACGAGCAGGGGACCTGGCACTACGGGGCCGGTACCCACCACCACTTCGCCTGGAACGCCGACACCCTGCAGAACCAGGACGAGCTGAAGTTCGAGGTCGAGGGCCGCGGCTACACCGACATCTCGGAACTGAAGGACCGCAAGTACTTCAAGAGCGTCTACGTCCGGTCCCCGGCCGGTGCCCTGTTCGAACTGGCGGTCACCCACGCCGACGGCGGCTGGGACTGCGACGAATCACCGCACGAGCTGGGACAGCGGTTCCAGCTCCCCGAGCAGTTCGAAGACCGCCGGGAAGAACTGCTCGCGGCGCTCGAGCCGATCGACGGCTGA
- a CDS encoding trypsin-like serine peptidase produces the protein MGIRALRLKTFLAVAGLVAGGALVASAPVAAAATPDGVVQSPQVDKLTQSQSEKFWTPERLRSARPVAQDVPKVAAQPQAANPVLTPGGDQFGNAQVARPYTSDFKARVTGKVFFVNPRDGLTYVCSGSVINSTGKSVVATAAHCVFQGGAGQSIWSSNFIFIPSYDNNSRPLGTWNAATFWIPTTYFNHGNDGFTHEDDVASVAISAQGANKITNVVGGLGWVSNNSGTINGWDTHGYPQEMYGGQNQLHCIGNGRDAGGFNGDTYLFTNNCVAFGGHSGGPVINASNQLLAVTSGSDRSTNSFYARAASNTWIPVLNAAQAAGF, from the coding sequence ATGGGAATCCGCGCATTGCGGCTGAAGACTTTCCTGGCAGTGGCCGGTTTGGTGGCCGGCGGCGCGCTGGTCGCGTCTGCACCGGTCGCGGCCGCGGCGACACCGGACGGTGTCGTGCAGTCCCCGCAGGTCGACAAGCTCACCCAGAGCCAGTCGGAGAAGTTCTGGACGCCGGAGCGGCTGCGCAGCGCCAGACCCGTCGCCCAGGACGTCCCCAAGGTGGCGGCCCAGCCGCAGGCGGCCAACCCGGTGCTGACGCCGGGCGGTGACCAGTTCGGCAACGCGCAGGTGGCTCGGCCGTACACCTCGGACTTCAAGGCGCGGGTGACCGGGAAGGTCTTCTTCGTCAATCCCCGCGACGGCCTGACGTACGTCTGTTCCGGCTCGGTGATCAACTCCACCGGCAAGAGCGTGGTCGCCACCGCGGCGCACTGCGTGTTCCAGGGCGGCGCCGGCCAGTCGATCTGGAGCTCGAACTTCATCTTCATCCCGTCGTACGACAACAACAGCCGCCCGCTGGGCACCTGGAACGCCGCGACGTTCTGGATCCCGACGACGTACTTCAACCACGGCAACGACGGCTTCACCCACGAAGACGACGTCGCGTCCGTGGCGATCTCCGCCCAGGGCGCGAACAAGATCACCAACGTGGTCGGCGGCCTCGGCTGGGTGTCGAACAACTCCGGCACGATCAACGGCTGGGACACCCACGGCTACCCGCAGGAGATGTACGGCGGCCAGAACCAGCTGCACTGCATCGGCAACGGCCGGGACGCGGGCGGCTTCAACGGTGACACCTACCTGTTCACCAACAACTGCGTCGCGTTCGGCGGCCACAGCGGCGGCCCGGTGATCAACGCCAGCAACCAGCTGCTCGCGGTCACCTCCGGTAGCGACCGGTCCACCAACTCGTTCTACGCGCGCGCCGCGTCGAACACGTGGATCCCGGTGCTGAACGCTGCCCAGGCGGCCGGCTTCTAA
- a CDS encoding FkbM family methyltransferase produces MGIERSLRNFVVRTPLAESRFVGGAYATLNRIRFRRSWDRPVEFRGSRFVIGRDLTLYPFVRAGGFEERELDWLLPRIKPGDVVWDVGANVGIYTVLLAKRARRVVAFEPIPATMARLRANIGLNGIDNAEPVEAALADEAGRRSMAVLASGAGGSHLVRDGGGSFEVAVTTGDRYAAEHGAPDVVKVDIESFEPEFVRGASAVLRDRRPLLTLEVNRTSMATAAERERWQAMADDLFGWYGEAVWFGPSGPPVTLRGLTPDEVPLRPCTLAFGRI; encoded by the coding sequence ATGGGAATCGAACGGAGCTTGCGGAATTTCGTCGTCCGGACGCCGCTGGCGGAGAGCAGGTTTGTCGGCGGTGCGTACGCGACGCTGAACCGCATCAGGTTCAGGCGCTCCTGGGACCGGCCTGTGGAGTTCCGCGGCAGCCGGTTCGTGATCGGCCGCGATCTGACTCTCTACCCGTTCGTGCGGGCCGGCGGGTTCGAGGAGCGGGAACTGGACTGGCTGCTGCCGCGGATCAAGCCCGGCGACGTGGTGTGGGACGTCGGCGCCAACGTCGGGATCTACACCGTCCTGCTGGCCAAGCGAGCTCGCCGGGTGGTGGCCTTCGAGCCGATCCCGGCCACCATGGCGCGGCTGCGCGCGAACATCGGCCTGAACGGCATCGACAACGCTGAACCGGTCGAGGCCGCACTGGCGGACGAGGCCGGGCGCAGGTCCATGGCCGTCCTGGCCTCGGGTGCCGGCGGCTCGCACCTCGTGCGCGACGGCGGCGGCAGCTTCGAGGTGGCTGTCACGACGGGGGACCGCTATGCGGCCGAGCACGGCGCGCCCGACGTCGTGAAGGTCGATATCGAGAGCTTCGAACCGGAATTCGTCCGCGGTGCGTCAGCCGTGCTCCGGGATCGGCGACCGCTGCTGACCCTCGAGGTGAACCGGACCTCGATGGCGACCGCCGCCGAGCGCGAACGGTGGCAGGCCATGGCGGACGACCTGTTCGGCTGGTACGGCGAGGCCGTCTGGTTCGGCCCTTCCGGGCCACCGGTGACCCTCCGGGGGTTGACGCCCGACGAAGTTCCGCTCCGGCCGTGCACATTGGCGTTCGGAAGGATTTGA
- a CDS encoding Clp protease N-terminal domain-containing protein, translating to MNRAFDDGARRIVGRAQQQAHALGHRGIGCEHLLFAVAESPDPAGAVLREHGLTPAHVTAQTRRLLSGTATLFDSLDGDALATLGIDLQIVRQTVEATFGPEALRPARLSPRRRWYHRRRPRRPGRHLPVTGRAQRCLDAAVHEAKRAGSTAVDATALAVAVVTADGGLVPRIVHTTGVPAEALRTAILRRARRAG from the coding sequence GTGAACCGGGCGTTCGACGACGGCGCCCGCCGGATCGTCGGGCGCGCCCAGCAGCAGGCCCACGCGCTCGGCCACCGCGGAATCGGCTGCGAGCACCTGCTGTTCGCCGTCGCCGAGTCCCCGGACCCGGCCGGCGCGGTGCTGCGGGAGCACGGCCTCACCCCCGCGCACGTGACCGCGCAGACCCGGCGGCTGCTGAGCGGCACCGCCACCCTCTTCGACAGCCTCGACGGCGACGCGCTGGCCACCCTCGGAATCGACCTGCAGATCGTGCGTCAGACGGTCGAGGCTACATTCGGCCCGGAGGCCCTGCGCCCGGCGCGGCTCAGTCCACGCCGACGCTGGTACCACCGCCGCCGTCCCCGCCGCCCCGGCAGGCACCTGCCCGTCACCGGCCGCGCCCAGCGCTGCCTGGACGCAGCCGTGCACGAGGCGAAGCGCGCGGGCAGTACCGCGGTCGACGCGACGGCGCTCGCCGTCGCGGTCGTCACCGCGGACGGCGGGCTGGTGCCCCGGATCGTGCACACCACCGGTGTCCCGGCGGAAGCCCTGCGCACCGCCATCCTGCGGCGAGCCCGCCGTGCGGGCTGA
- a CDS encoding alpha/beta hydrolase: MNPHLGQRVLTWGPAEASVVVLAVHGRGQEPGFMRELTERLGPLPARFVAPAAGGGSWYPLPFLQPMEANQPHLDHALAAIEAHIDTLLDAGTAAGDLVLLGFSQGACLLAHLLLTRPRPLGAAVLFTGGFIGPDPIKPPTGTELDGVPVLLRSIEDDPWVPAHRVAETGRLFEAAGARVDLAIEPGNEHVVTDEACAAAARVIGRLGS; this comes from the coding sequence GTGAATCCCCATCTCGGGCAGCGGGTCCTGACCTGGGGGCCGGCCGAGGCGTCCGTCGTGGTGCTCGCCGTGCACGGCCGCGGGCAGGAGCCCGGGTTCATGCGCGAGCTGACCGAGCGGCTCGGCCCGCTGCCGGCGCGGTTCGTCGCGCCGGCAGCGGGCGGCGGCAGCTGGTACCCCCTGCCGTTCCTCCAGCCGATGGAGGCGAACCAGCCCCACCTCGACCACGCGCTCGCGGCGATCGAGGCCCACATCGACACGCTCCTCGACGCCGGAACGGCCGCCGGAGACCTGGTGCTGCTGGGCTTTTCGCAGGGCGCCTGCCTCCTGGCGCACCTGTTGCTCACCCGGCCGCGCCCGCTCGGCGCCGCGGTCCTGTTCACCGGCGGGTTCATCGGCCCCGACCCGATCAAGCCGCCGACCGGCACCGAGCTCGACGGCGTGCCGGTGCTGCTGCGGAGCATCGAGGACGACCCGTGGGTCCCCGCCCACCGGGTCGCGGAAACCGGCCGTCTCTTCGAGGCCGCCGGAGCCCGGGTCGACCTGGCCATCGAACCGGGGAACGAGCACGTCGTGACCGACGAGGCCTGCGCCGCGGCCGCCCGCGTGATCGGCCGCCTCGGCTCCTGA
- a CDS encoding helix-turn-helix domain-containing protein: MEKTLDLAAGPANSDPDIGLRAVASLRILTEELETLQVDRARALGWSWQDIAARLGVTKQTVHRKHGRRNRSRS, from the coding sequence ATGGAGAAGACACTCGACCTCGCTGCCGGACCCGCCAACAGCGACCCGGACATCGGGCTGCGCGCCGTGGCGTCCCTGCGGATCCTCACCGAAGAACTGGAAACCCTGCAGGTCGACCGGGCCCGGGCGCTGGGCTGGAGCTGGCAGGACATCGCGGCCCGGCTCGGCGTCACCAAGCAGACCGTCCACCGCAAGCACGGCCGCCGGAACAGGAGCCGATCGTGA
- a CDS encoding helix-turn-helix domain-containing protein, whose protein sequence is MAGSSILIPTGNAVPRTAVKVGPGVWEQQVNAGVALQFSFEFDNPRTFAGSITHRSMGELGMFGVACRRHTVHRRPDDLTDGGDAYFLLTLQLAGTKQLTQAGRSATIRAGEFALYDSERPLTLDVGDGYRSVNVRFRKAALGAHDAEAFSQLTARTFSTEQGIAPVVWSTILTLGSLAPAHQSTGILLAGNVIDMTATMLRAEAGLTGPAGCDDRSRRRQAVQAYIDERLSDPDLRVETIAAACFVSVRHLHALFRDSGHTVAGWIRHRRVEACKRDLANPAARSVPVAAIGARWGFGDPSHFGQVFKNTAGVTPAEFRRQALA, encoded by the coding sequence ATGGCCGGTTCGTCGATCCTGATCCCCACCGGGAACGCGGTACCGCGCACCGCCGTCAAAGTCGGCCCCGGCGTCTGGGAACAGCAGGTCAACGCCGGTGTGGCGCTCCAGTTCAGCTTCGAGTTCGACAACCCGAGGACCTTCGCCGGCTCGATCACCCACCGGTCGATGGGCGAGCTCGGCATGTTCGGCGTGGCCTGCCGCCGGCACACCGTCCACCGCCGTCCCGACGACCTGACGGACGGCGGCGACGCCTACTTCCTCCTGACCCTGCAACTCGCCGGAACCAAGCAGCTCACCCAGGCCGGCCGGTCCGCGACCATCCGCGCCGGCGAGTTCGCGCTCTACGATTCGGAACGGCCGCTGACCCTCGACGTCGGCGACGGCTACCGGTCGGTGAACGTGCGGTTCCGCAAGGCGGCGCTCGGCGCCCACGACGCGGAGGCCTTCTCCCAGCTGACGGCCCGCACCTTCTCCACCGAGCAGGGCATCGCGCCCGTGGTCTGGTCGACGATCCTCACCCTGGGCTCGCTGGCCCCGGCGCACCAGTCCACCGGAATCCTGCTGGCGGGCAACGTGATCGACATGACGGCGACCATGCTGCGGGCCGAGGCCGGCCTCACCGGCCCGGCCGGCTGCGACGACCGGAGCCGGCGCCGGCAGGCCGTGCAGGCCTACATCGACGAACGACTGTCCGATCCGGACCTGCGCGTCGAGACCATCGCGGCAGCCTGCTTCGTTTCCGTGCGCCACCTCCACGCGCTGTTCCGCGACAGTGGCCACACGGTGGCCGGGTGGATCCGGCACCGCCGGGTGGAAGCCTGCAAACGCGACCTCGCGAACCCGGCCGCCCGCAGCGTCCCGGTCGCCGCGATCGGCGCCCGCTGGGGCTTCGGCGACCCGTCCCACTTCGGGCAGGTCTTCAAGAACACCGCCGGCGTCACCCCGGCGGAATTCCGCCGCCAGGCACTCGCCTGA